The segment ATCGACGAAATCCGTGAAGAAGACGAAGTAGAATTTGACTTAAAAGAAGGAAAAAAAGGATTGAACGCAGTAAACGTAAGAGTACTATAAATAAATTCATTTTTTAGAACACAGAAAGCCGCTCCATTTGGAGCGGCTTTTTTTATGGGATTGGTTTTATATATTTGTTGGAATAATCAAAACATATCTGAGTTAATGAATCAAAACTCACCAATATATTTTTTAAAATTCGGTGAAGAGAAATACCTTAAAAAGCTTCTGATAAATGGAACTATTTACTGTAACTCATTAGACTATTTTCAAAATCTAGAAGAACAAGGCTTAAGAGGGGACAACTACGAGGGAACTACTAGAATATATAATTACCATGAATATAAATATTTTTCCGTAAAAATAAAAGACTCAAGAACAGGTGAACAATTTCCAATAAACCCGACTAAATTGCATGTTCGAGAATTTTTTTCAGAAATGAAAGGTAATATGTATTCATTATATTGTATTCGTCCCAAGGACATTATTGATGTAGAAAAATTTAAAATTGATTCTCGGGTTAAAGATTTCGGTTCACATTTTTTAATTATAAATGCTCAAGAATTTCTTAAAAGATTTTTCAAAGTTTTAGATAAATCAAATATTGAATTTACCGCGCTGAATGTTAATTATTATGAGAAAAATAGACATAATGGTAATTTGACGTTATTTGATAAGTCAAATGAATTTGAATATCAAAATGAATTTAGGTTTTTAATTAAAAGAGATAATAGTAATCCAATAGAGTTTGAAATTGGTAATATAGAAGATATCGCGAAAATTTTCAAGTCTGATTTAATAAATGATTTAGAAATTTCATGGGAACCAAAAGAGGATGTTTAATTAAAAATTATAGTGTTTTCACCAATACGAACAAGCGCCATTAACCAGAAAGCCTCTCAAAGTTGAGAGGCTTTCTGGTTTTTAATATATGCTTTTATTCTTCTTCTGGAAATGCAGTGCTTTCATAAGCACCAGCATCTGGAGCTTGCGTGTTTCGGTTGGTTCCATTTAAATCTACAGGCACCTGTTGTGCAGTAGTAGTGTTTCCAATGCCATCAGCAGCCGAAGTTCCGGTTTCAATGTTGAAATTGTTCATTTCAGTATCTTGAAAAACGGGATCTTCGTTAAATACGGAGTTGGTGTACAGTGCTGTATTTGTAAAATCGTACAACGGATTGTCGCTAAACTCGCCGTTGGGGTCTTCAAACCGGATTAAACTGTTGCTAAAGTTAAAATTAAACGTTTTACCATCATCTTTCAACAAAGCAATTTCACGTTGCTCGTTTCCGTAAATAATACAATTGTTAAATGAAATGTTGAGGTCATATGGTTCGGTCCCAGTATCGGTTTCAAAAAAGTTATCGATCAAAACGGTTGGGAAGCTACGGAAACTATTGGTCCAATAATTAGCAAAGGTACAATGGTTAAATGTGTACGTGCCACCGAGTGAAGCGGATAAAGAGGCTTGCCCACTGTTGTTGATCACTACATTTTCGCCATACACATTTCCGGTGCGGGCCAACAAACCAGAATTTGCACTATTGTAAATTTGGACATTTTCTAGGGTAAGGGTTCTGTCACCATCATTATCATCCATTAAAAGGCCAACAGTTCCATTTTTTATGGTTGTGTATTTAAATTCGTTATCAGTACTCCCAGAAGTCATCCAAATGGCACCCCATTGTCCAGGAACATCGGCAAAAGCAGGCTCTAAACGATCGCCTTCAAATATGATTTCGTTTTCTAATAATTCAGGGTCGTTACTTTGCTCGCCGTTGGCTTTTATAGAGCCTGTATTGGCAACTAAAATTCCGCTACTAGCGTGAAAATGTACGCGTGTCCCAGCTTCAATATTCAGTGTTTTTTGTGGAGGTACGGCTGCATAGCCATAGATTACATAAGGTTTTTCGTTGGTAAAAGTGAGTTCGTTATCATCTAAAAAGAAACCTTCAATTAAAATATCATTTCCTTCGCCATCGGTACCTAAGTTTAAGGTTTCAGAAGTACCATCGCCAAAACGTTCGGGAAATAAAAATACAGCATCTTGAATTAAGGTAACCAACTCAACATTCTGCTGATTTCCACCGGTGTCAAATTGTAATTGATCGGTATATAAAAAGTTAGTTTCTTCTGTTGGGAGCGTATTGATATCGGCTGTAGTTTCTATAAAAATAAAAATACTGTCCTTGGCCAACACTTGAATATCCTGAAACGATTTTCCAGGGATTCCATCTACGTTTAAACGGTAGCTAGAAGTTTCGCCATTTGCTAGGTTAATGGAGGGAATATTAATATCCTCATCGCTTCGATTATATACTTTCAAGTTATAAGTACTAGAGCCTATGTTGCTGAAAATGGTGTCTAAATATACGGTATCCCTTGAAAATTCAAGGTTTCCAGTACTGGGGACACTCTCAAAATCATTTCGGCAAGAACTCCATAAAACGAGGCAAGCAAGTATTGCCAATCCATAAACATACTTCATTAACGATAATTTTCAGTAAAAATATAACTTTTTATGTATGATATTATTGTTTAATGCGGAAAGTTGGAAAATGAATTATCTTTTTTAATTATAGATAAAGTCTAAAGTCTAAAGTCTAAAGTCTAAAGTCTAAAATCTAACAGCGAAGCAGTCTCATATCTATTTATTTCCCCTCATACTTCTCCATATACCGATTCCAAAGCCTGGTTTGGTGGGTTTCCAGGGAAATATCCCTACCATCTATAAATGCATGTGTTAAAATATTGGTTCGCATATCTAAAGCATCCCCTTCTGAAATAAATAGGGTAGCGCTTTTTCCTTTTTCCAACGTTCCATAAAAATCATCAATCCCTAATATTTTTGCGGTATTGCCTGTAATTAGCTGAAGCGCTTTTTCTTTGTCCATTCCTTGACTAACTAAATGACCAGCGTAAAATGCTAAATTACGAGTATTCATACGCTCCATTTGTCCGTTGGCTTGTAGTGCAACTGTAACACCAGCATCTGCCAAAAGCTTCGGCAGTTTGTAGGGTAAATCGTAATCATCATCTTCCCGCTCTGGAGTGGTATGAACACGCCTTACCAATACTGAAATATCGTTTTTCTTTAAAAAATTAGTGATTTTATGAGCTTCATATCCTCCGACAATTACCACTTTTTGAATCCCATGTTCCTTAGCAGTTGTAACAGCGTCAATCATTTCTTTTTCACCATCTGCTTGTATAAACAACGTTTTTGAACCATCAAATAGGCCTTTCATTGCTTTGAATGATTCATTTTTAGGTTGTTTCTTTGTATTCTTATAAGCTTTGCCATTTACTAAGAAAGCACGCACTTCATCAATATCCTTCGCATAGTCCTTGTTTGGTTTATACCCTCGAGGTTCGCCTAACCACCAGCGCCCACGGCGGAAGCTGTTTGGCCAATTCATATGGATGCCATCATCAACTTTTACGGTAGCATCCTCCCAATTCCAAGCATCTAATTGTACGATAGATGACGTACCTGAAATACGTCCACCTTGCGGTGTAATTTGAGCTAATAGAACACCATTTGGACGCATACTTTCTACTACTTTACTTTCTGCGTTGTAAGCTATCAAGCTGCGAATATTCGGAATCATTTCGCCAATTTCATCATCATCAATTGTAGGACGTACAGCATCAATCTCTCCCAGTCCTAAAGTGGAAACGGGGGCGATTATCCCTGGGTATACATGCTTTCCTGAAGCATCAATTACTTTTCCTTTTGAAGAAAGATTGGTTCCTATGGCGGTTATTTTTCCATTTTCAAAAACGATGATGCTATTTTCAATCACGGTGCCATTACCAATATGGGCGGTTGCTCCTGTAATGGTTACAGCTTGTGTTTGTTTTGATGCGGGAGTTTGTTGTGCAATGCTCACCGAAGTGACTAATACAACTATAAGCGTGGCTATTTTATGTACTATGTTCATGGTTGTTTAGTTTATGGTTTCACAATGAAATTCGCGTTTATCTTTTCCTTTTGGGGGTTTGGTTTTTCCACCGTTCTCTTTTTCGGCGAGCATCATCTTCACCAATTTATTGCGTTCTTTTTTAATGGCATTTCTTTTTTCCTTGTCTTTCTCAAGGTCGAAATAGGTAGTGCCTTCAATCATTGTTTTTTCTGCTTTTGCATAGACAGATAATGGGTTATCGCTCCAAAGCACTAAATCGGCATCTTTTCCTTCTTTAATACTACCAGTGCGATCGTCTAGATGAAGCAATTTTGCGGGATTTATGGTTACCATCTTCCAAGCTTCTTCTTCACTCATACCCCCATATTTTACACTTTTAGCGGCTTCTTGATTTAAACGACGGCTCATTTCTCCATCGTCACTATTAATCGCAACAGTTACTCCTTGACTGTTCATTATGGCAGCGTTGTATGGGATAGCATCGTTTACTTCGTATTTGTAGGCCCACCAATCGCTAAACGTAGAACCGCCAGCACCGTGTTCTTTCATTTTATCGGCTACTTTGTATCCTTCAAGAATGTGTGTAAAAGTATTGATGCGGAAATCAAATTTTTCGGCAACTTTCATCAACATATTAA is part of the Marixanthomonas ophiurae genome and harbors:
- a CDS encoding amidohydrolase family protein, yielding MNIVHKIATLIVVLVTSVSIAQQTPASKQTQAVTITGATAHIGNGTVIENSIIVFENGKITAIGTNLSSKGKVIDASGKHVYPGIIAPVSTLGLGEIDAVRPTIDDDEIGEMIPNIRSLIAYNAESKVVESMRPNGVLLAQITPQGGRISGTSSIVQLDAWNWEDATVKVDDGIHMNWPNSFRRGRWWLGEPRGYKPNKDYAKDIDEVRAFLVNGKAYKNTKKQPKNESFKAMKGLFDGSKTLFIQADGEKEMIDAVTTAKEHGIQKVVIVGGYEAHKITNFLKKNDISVLVRRVHTTPEREDDDYDLPYKLPKLLADAGVTVALQANGQMERMNTRNLAFYAGHLVSQGMDKEKALQLITGNTAKILGIDDFYGTLEKGKSATLFISEGDALDMRTNILTHAFIDGRDISLETHQTRLWNRYMEKYEGK